In Acaryochloris marina S15, a single genomic region encodes these proteins:
- a CDS encoding transposase DNA-binding-containing protein, whose product MSPERYEQNFGTCELGDQRLNHRAFSIGRSLSEKFGQALSTVFETGKALKRSYEFSQM is encoded by the coding sequence ATGAGTCCAGAGCGTTATGAGCAAAATTTTGGAACCTGTGAGTTGGGTGATCAACGATTGAATCACCGTGCATTCAGTATCGGTCGTTCTCTGAGCGAGAAATTTGGTCAAGCCCTATCGACCGTATTTGAGACTGGGAAAGCCCTCAAACGGTCTTACGAGTTTTCGCAAATGTGA
- a CDS encoding DUF928 domain-containing protein has product MPSPAWARRYQPPKGDPPKGKFGSNGSRGCSFDQAQSSDLNRQMVTEQSNAQTISLPQPSIPVTLLAPSTHVGRTSAAAPTLAWFVTATDPYRVRISLFILDSDQSSELIHELEYIETSSGLVQYTVPMEQTTLQDGQRFFVELSVACKPEDDRFSPPFVAEVDVALPSAALQKALSQADTLGQKAELFATAGYWFDTVRELLLEADESQSYQKLRAFLKEQAQLDEEDKHGQALVNIAERLDDANLKTLARPLDMNQSPSTP; this is encoded by the coding sequence TTGCCTTCCCCAGCCTGGGCGAGACGATACCAACCCCCCAAGGGTGATCCGCCGAAAGGTAAGTTTGGATCCAATGGCTCTCGAGGTTGTAGCTTTGACCAAGCTCAATCTTCTGATTTGAATCGTCAAATGGTGACAGAGCAGTCTAATGCTCAGACAATATCCCTTCCGCAACCAAGCATCCCCGTTACTTTGTTAGCTCCAAGCACTCATGTGGGGAGAACTAGTGCGGCGGCACCTACTTTGGCTTGGTTTGTAACGGCCACAGATCCCTATCGCGTCAGAATTTCCTTATTTATTCTGGATTCAGATCAAAGTTCTGAACTCATCCATGAGTTGGAATATATTGAAACCTCTTCTGGATTGGTTCAATATACAGTGCCAATGGAGCAGACCACCCTACAGGATGGCCAACGGTTTTTTGTGGAATTGAGTGTTGCCTGTAAACCCGAGGATGATCGATTTAGTCCACCCTTTGTGGCGGAAGTTGATGTTGCCTTACCTTCTGCGGCCCTGCAAAAAGCCTTATCTCAAGCTGATACACTCGGCCAGAAGGCAGAGTTGTTTGCAACGGCTGGCTATTGGTTTGATACGGTGAGAGAGCTGCTGTTGGAAGCAGATGAGTCCCAGTCATACCAAAAGCTTCGGGCCTTTCTAAAGGAACAAGCCCAGTTAGATGAGGAGGATAAGCACGGTCAGGCATTAGTCAATATTGCCGAACGGCTAGATGATGCGAATTTAAAGACCCTTGCTCGGCCTTTGGATATGAACCAATCACCCTCTACCCCTTGA